The following nucleotide sequence is from Acidobacteriota bacterium.
CCGAACCCGAAATTGACTCCCCCATCATCATCACCGAAACCATCACCAGCCAAGCCCCCAGCCAAGAGATGACATCTCCGACAACCGAGGTGACTTCTGAAGTGACTTCCGCCGCACCGGAAACCGCCGCTGCCAGCGCCCCTGTAGCGGAGGCTCCGCAGGCACCCGCAACGGTTGTTCCGGCGGCAGCAGTCTTCGCGGAACCTGTCGCCATGACCGAGGAAGAAGCCGAAGCGGCCGCTGCCGCCGAAGCCGAGGCCTTCGGCCAATTGGTTGACTCCTATTCGCAACGGCCCGATGAGTCCATCGGCACGGCCAAGCATGGCCGCGTGGTGAAGCTCACCGCTACCGACGTCATCGTAGACATCGGCCTGAAGGGCGAGGGTCTGGTCGCCATCGACGAGTTCAAGGATCTCCAGGGCAACATCACCGTGCAGCCCGGCGATGAGATCGATGTTGTGGTAATGGCCAGCGACGACGCCACCGGCTACATCCGCCTCTCCTACGCCAAGGTGAAGAACGCCAAAATCTGGGCGGAGTTGGAAGTGGCCGCCGAGGCCAATAAGATTCTCACCTGCAAGGTGCTCGAGAAGACCAAGGGCGGTCTCGCCGTGGACATCGGCGTGCGCGCCTTCCTGCCCGGCTCGCAGATTGACGTGCGTCCCGTGCGCGAGCTCGACCCGCTGGTGGGCATGGAGTTGCCGGTTCGCATCATTAAGATCAATGCCAAGCGCGGCAACGTAGTGGTCTCCTGCAAGGTCTTGCTCGAAGAGGATCTCAATTCCCGCAAGGCCGAAACCCTGGCGAAGTTGAGCGAAGGGGCGCTCGTAACCGGTGTGGTCAAGAACCTCACCGAGTACGGCGCTTTCGTCGATCTGGGTGGCATCGATGGCCTGCTGCACATCACCGACATGAGTTGGGGCCGCATCGGCAAAGCCGCCGACGTGTTGACCGCTGGCCAGCAGATAGAAGTGAAGATTCTCAAGTTCGATGTCGAGAAAGAGCGTGTCTCGCTAGGCATCAAGCAGATGACCGAAGACCCCTGGCTGCTGGTTGCTGAGCGCTATGTTGTGGGCAACCGCGTGAAGGGGAAAATCATTTCGGTTACCGACTACGGCGCATTCGTCGAGCTGGAGGCCGGCATCGAGGGTCTGGTGCATGTCTCCGAGATGAGTTGGAGCAAGCGTCTGAAGCATCCGTCGAAGATCGTCTCGAAAGACGCCGAAGTCGAAGCCGTCATTCTGGACGTCAACCCCAAGGACCGCCGCATTTCGCTCGGCATTAAGCAGACTCAGCCTAATCCCTGGGCCACGTTGCCGGAGCGCTACGCCGAGGGCACCATCATCGAGGGCCGCGTGCGCAACCTGACCGAGTTCGGCGCGTTCGTGGAAGTCGAGGAGGGCATTGACGGCCTCATTCACGTCTCTGATCTGAGCTGGACAACGCGCGTGAAGCATCCTTCCGACGTACTCAAGAAGGGCGAAATGATCAAGGCCGTCGTCCTGAAGATAGACACGGAGAATCTGCGCCTTTCTCTCGGCGTGAAGCAATTGCAGCCCGATGCCTGGCAGCAGTATTGCGGCGGACATCAGGTTGGCGAAGATGTGCGCGGCAAGATCATGCGCAAGACGGACTTCGGCGTGTTCGTCGAACTCTCCGAGGGTGTCGAGGGACTATGCCACATCTCCGAGCTGTTCCCGTTGATCAGGAATCGCGCCGCCATCCCGTTCGAGGTGGGCGAGGAACACGACTTCCGCATTCTGAAAGTTTCGCCGGAAGAGCATAAGATCGGCCTGAGCATGAAGGCGCTACACGCCGAAGAGCTGGCCGCGCTGGCGGAGAAGGAACGCGCCGAGCGTCCCGCCCGTCGTGAAGGCGCTCGCCCGGGTGGCCGCGAAGGCGGTGGGCAGCGCAGTGGCGGCAAGGGCGATCGTGGTCCGCGCGGGGATCGTCCGCCGCGTAGCGATAGAGGCGACCGCGGCTCCTCCGCGCAGCACTCCAACCCCAATGTAACCAGCACCATCGGCGACCTGATCGCGCTGAAAGAGCGCCTGGCCGCGAAGAACAATAACTAGCAGCGGCAGATTAGTTGGGACACTTCCGCAAGCCGGTATTGTCCTATTTGGTGTTACTCTGTGTACCTCTGCGTCCTCTGTGGTTAAGATCGTTCTAAACCGCAGAGGACGCAGAGGTACACGGAGTAACACAAACCTGGAACCCTGCCAACCTACATCGACGGCCTTGCATGTCGCCCGATTCCAGTTTATAGTATTGATTCAAATGCTTTTCCGATAGATGGGGCGGTTGGCGCAGCGGCGCGAATCGCGGAAGGCCCTCTTAGCTATCCCGTTACCTCGTTACTTAGCCTTGCTAATTGGCAGGCGATTTCCCAGTGGAGGGAACAAAGAGACCATGACCAAAGCCGATTTGATTGATGAAGTTTCCCGCGCGGTGGAGATGTCCCGCAAAGACTCCGAGGTGATCGTCGAGACCATCTTCGAGGCCGTCGTGAAAGCGTTGCGCGGCGCCGACAAGATTGAGATTCGCGGCTTCGGAAGTTTCCGCACCCGCGAACGCCGCTCGCGAGTGGGCCGCAATCCCAAGACCGGCGCGCGCGTCGACGTCCCGCCCAAGCGCGTCCCCTACTTCAAGCCCAGCAAAGAATTGAAGGACTTGATCAACGCCAAGCCCGCCGCCGCGGCGAAGGCTTAACCGCACATGCATTGGCCACGGAGGCACGGAGCGCATCCTGCTCTTGAGAGGCTGGGCGATGTTCCCCGTTTTTTGGCAGGGCTTTTCGTCAGGGCATGACTTCAGTCGTGCCGCCAACGCCACCAATTTAATGCGGCTTTAGCCGCTGAGGTTCCTAGGCCGGCGCAGGACCACCACCATGGATTTTCTCTGGAGCCCTTGGCGATACCGCTACGTTACCGGCCAGGAGCCGAGCAAGCCCGGCCAGCACGCTGGCGAATCGGGCTGCATCTTCTGCGACAAGCTCGCCGGCCCAATTGATGTCGCGCGCGATGAAGAAAATTTCATCCTCCATCGCGGCGTGCGCGCCTTCATCCTGCTGAACCTCTACCCCTATTGCAGCGGCCACGTGATGGTCGCCCCCAACGCCCACATCGGCTCGCTCGGCATGGCCGACGACGCCACCTGGTCCGAGATCGCCTCATTGACCAAGCGCGCCGAGCAGGCCATCCAGACCGCCTACCATCCCGACGGCGTCAACCTGGGCATGAACCTCGGCTCCGCCGCCGGCGCGGGCATCGCCGACCACATCCACATGCACGTCCTCCCCCGCTGGAACGCCGACACGAATTTCATGACCACCATAGGCGAAACCCGCGTCCTGCCCGAATCCCTCGACGACACTTATCGCAAACTGAAAGCGCTGTTCTGATACTGGGTCATTTACCGAGATGATTATCTACACGAATCATGTGCAAGAGAGTATGAAGATGCGAGGGATCAAGAAGGCGTGGGTCGAGGAGGCAATTACCACGCCTGAGAACGTTATTGATGTAAAATATGGGAGAAAGCAGGCCGTCAAAAGGATCAAGGGCGAAGAGATCAGCGTGGTATAGGTCGAACAGGGCGAGGATTTTGTCGTCATTACTGTCTTCTGTGGGAAATAGCAAGGGAGATCAGCTTGGATTGGCAGGCGGATGCGCTGTACATCAAGTTTCAGAACGGCAAATTCGCCCGCAACCAGCGGGTGGATGACGACACCATGATCGATTTGGACGCCAAGGGCAGACTGCTAGGGATAGAAATCCTGAACGTCACAAAGAAGGTGCCCGCAAAAGATTTGTCGGGTATTCGTGTGAAGCTGCCCCCGACTCAAAGCGCCGCCTGCTTCGCAAACCCGCCGCATAAACCGAAGTGTGCCACTGGTTTTCATTGACCTTTCCAGGGATGCCGCTGTAGCTCTTTCATGTTTCATGCAAGCTCTCCCCTGCTGGCACGCCGACACCAACTTCATGACCACCATCAATGAAACCCGCGTCCTGCCCGAATCACTTGCCGAAGCTCCCGGTTCTAATTCATGTTGTTACTGCTCAAATTGATCCTTGTGCCTTTGCTCATCGCCGCCGTCACCCTGGCGACGCGGAAATGGGGTGCGCGTGTGGCAGGGGTGCTGGCGGCGCTTCCGATTGTCGCCGGGCCCACCCTTTGCTTTTTCGCCATTGAGCAAGGCGGGGCGTTTGCCTCAGGCGCTGCCCGTGCAACATTGCTTGGCCTCGTCGCCGTCGCCGCATTCACGGCAGCCTACTTCTCCTGCTCGATGCGCTTCGGATGGACACTAAGCCTGGCCGCCGGCTGGCTGGCATTTGGATTGGTTACGGGCCTCTTGTTCACGCTGCGAGTTTCTGTGCTGACTTCCTTTGCCTGCGCCATCGCCGCACTAACCGCCGTGCGGCTGTTGATCCCGGCACCCCGGGCCGCGAATGCGACCATGAAGATTCCAAGCTGGGACATTCCGGCGCGAATGTTGGCGGCGGCTAGCTTGGTTTTCACGGTTACTTTTCTCGCCGGGAAGTTGGGGCCGAACCTCAGCGGGCTACTCACTCCATTCCCTGTCGCTATCGCCATACTTGCCGCCTTTGAACATGCCCAACTTGGGTGGAAGTCTGTCGCCAGATTTTTTCGCGGCTTCCTTCCGGCTCTATGGAGCTTTGCCGTTTTCTGTCTGGTCTTTTCCATGACAGTCGAGACGCACACCCTTCCAATCACATTGCTGCTATCACTGACAGCCCAGTTGATCGCTCAAGGAGTTATTCTTCGGATGCTTTCAGAATGGGAGCGCCATTGACTGGATGGAAGGATTCCCTTTTCCGATTGGCGACTGAAATACCCTTTAGGGTATGCGTGCAGGGTAAATTGTGCGCAGGTGGACTTCGTTGCCGATCACGCGGTAGTAGACCAACCAATTGTCCGGCGACGAACCAGCGGTGGCCGCGGAAGGGGCCTTGGGCGCGGATGGGGTTTGATCCCCGCAGGGGATCACTCGCCCGTTTTGCCGGATGGGGCATCCGAGCCGCGCCAGTCATGGCGCGTCCACGATGACGCGGGTGCGCGATCGGTTGCCCAAGTAAGTGCCGCGCTGAGTAACATTTTGGTTTTCGCGCATTGGGGACGCGCCATGACTGGCGCGGCTCGGATCGGATCGGGCTACAGCATCCGTAAAAATGGTCTCGCTGCGTTGTGTTGCACCAGTGGCGTGCGCAGCCCTAATCCGCCAGTGTGTTTTCGATGCGGCGGTCGGGGATGAACCACATTAGTGCCACCAGCGTGTAGAGCGCGAAGGCGATCCACGGGTTGACGAATGACAGCGGGACGGCGACGGCGTAGATGGCAATCGAGAGTTTGCCTTTGAAGTCTCTGCCCAGCGCGACGGCCAGGCGCGAGTCAGTTCCGTGGTGCGCAGTCAGCGCGCGAGCGAGAATGAAGTAGGCGATGCCGGATAGCAGCAGCACCATGCCGTAGAGGGCCACGGGCAGCGCGGCGAAATGGTTCTCGCCCATCCAGCCGGTTACGAACGGGACGAGCGACAGCCAGAACAGCAGATGTAGATTGGCCAGCAGGATGGGGCCGTTCACCTTCTGCGCCGCCTGCAGCATATGATGATGATTATTCCAGTAGATGCCGAGGTGGGCGTAGCTGAGCACGTAGCTCAGAAAGACCGGCGCGAGCGGCGCGAGCGCGGCGAAGTCGGCGCCCTGCGGGACTTTCAGCTCCAGCACCATGATGGTGATGATGATGGCGATCACGCCATCGCTAAACGCTTCCAGCCGTCCTTTGGTCATTTGGTTACTCCGGCAATCAAAGACTACTGCGGGAAAGCCCACGGCGAGAAAACCGCTCACCGTGGCTACCAGTGCCACACCCCACATCCTACACCCTACTCCCCACTCACTTCCTCGGTGGCTGGCTGGGGCGGACCTCGATGCGGCTGAACATGCTGCGCGGGTGCGAGCGCAGCAGGCCCACCACGGATTGCGCGACATCGTCCGCGGCGACCTTCCACTCCGCGCCGGTGGGGTTGTTGGCGAACTTGGTGTCCACGCTGCCGGGCATCACGTAGGTGGTGCGGATATTGTCGTAGCGCAGGTCGAGCATCATGGCCTCGCTGAAGCCGTTCAGGCCGAACTTCGAGGCGTTGTACGCCGCGCCGCCGGCGAACGCATTCTTGCCCGCGAGGCTGGAGATGTTGACGATGTAACCGCCGCCGCGCTTCTTCATGTAGGGAACCACCGCGCGCACGCAGTAGAACACGCCGCTCAGGTTGGTCTGGATGACCGCATCCCACTCGTCAGGCGTCAGCCGCTCGACGGATTTGAAGATGCCGATGCCGGCGTTGTTGACGAGGTAGTCGATGCCGCCGAAGCGCTCGGCGGCGCGGGCC
It contains:
- a CDS encoding 30S ribosomal protein S1, with amino-acid sequence MSEPEIDSPIIITETITSQAPSQEMTSPTTEVTSEVTSAAPETAAASAPVAEAPQAPATVVPAAAVFAEPVAMTEEEAEAAAAAEAEAFGQLVDSYSQRPDESIGTAKHGRVVKLTATDVIVDIGLKGEGLVAIDEFKDLQGNITVQPGDEIDVVVMASDDATGYIRLSYAKVKNAKIWAELEVAAEANKILTCKVLEKTKGGLAVDIGVRAFLPGSQIDVRPVRELDPLVGMELPVRIIKINAKRGNVVVSCKVLLEEDLNSRKAETLAKLSEGALVTGVVKNLTEYGAFVDLGGIDGLLHITDMSWGRIGKAADVLTAGQQIEVKILKFDVEKERVSLGIKQMTEDPWLLVAERYVVGNRVKGKIISVTDYGAFVELEAGIEGLVHVSEMSWSKRLKHPSKIVSKDAEVEAVILDVNPKDRRISLGIKQTQPNPWATLPERYAEGTIIEGRVRNLTEFGAFVEVEEGIDGLIHVSDLSWTTRVKHPSDVLKKGEMIKAVVLKIDTENLRLSLGVKQLQPDAWQQYCGGHQVGEDVRGKIMRKTDFGVFVELSEGVEGLCHISELFPLIRNRAAIPFEVGEEHDFRILKVSPEEHKIGLSMKALHAEELAALAEKERAERPARREGARPGGREGGGQRSGGKGDRGPRGDRPPRSDRGDRGSSAQHSNPNVTSTIGDLIALKERLAAKNNN
- a CDS encoding integration host factor subunit beta codes for the protein MTKADLIDEVSRAVEMSRKDSEVIVETIFEAVVKALRGADKIEIRGFGSFRTRERRSRVGRNPKTGARVDVPPKRVPYFKPSKELKDLINAKPAAAAKA
- a CDS encoding HIT domain-containing protein; amino-acid sequence: MDFLWSPWRYRYVTGQEPSKPGQHAGESGCIFCDKLAGPIDVARDEENFILHRGVRAFILLNLYPYCSGHVMVAPNAHIGSLGMADDATWSEIASLTKRAEQAIQTAYHPDGVNLGMNLGSAAGAGIADHIHMHVLPRWNADTNFMTTIGETRVLPESLDDTYRKLKALF
- a CDS encoding DUF4258 domain-containing protein, which produces MIIYTNHVQESMKMRGIKKAWVEEAITTPENVIDVKYGRKQAVKRIKGEEISVV
- a CDS encoding DUF2283 domain-containing protein, whose protein sequence is MWEKAGRQKDQGRRDQRGIGRTGRGFCRHYCLLWEIAREISLDWQADALYIKFQNGKFARNQRVDDDTMIDLDAKGRLLGIEILNVTKKVPAKDLSGIRVKLPPTQSAACFANPPHKPKCATGFH
- a CDS encoding DUF1211 domain-containing protein encodes the protein MTKGRLEAFSDGVIAIIITIMVLELKVPQGADFAALAPLAPVFLSYVLSYAHLGIYWNNHHHMLQAAQKVNGPILLANLHLLFWLSLVPFVTGWMGENHFAALPVALYGMVLLLSGIAYFILARALTAHHGTDSRLAVALGRDFKGKLSIAIYAVAVPLSFVNPWIAFALYTLVALMWFIPDRRIENTLAD
- a CDS encoding SDR family oxidoreductase; protein product: MADFLNGKVAVVTGGSRGIGLKIAERLLGEGASVAISGRDGKTLADAGKRMQAASSAGGPGRIEAVVSDVRSYADVEKLMARAAERFGGIDYLVNNAGIGIFKSVERLTPDEWDAVIQTNLSGVFYCVRAVVPYMKKRGGGYIVNISSLAGKNAFAGGAAYNASKFGLNGFSEAMMLDLRYDNIRTTYVMPGSVDTKFANNPTGAEWKVAADDVAQSVVGLLRSHPRSMFSRIEVRPSQPPRK